The DNA sequence CCCGTATCCGCGGCGGAGCACTGGATTGACGTGCGTATTCCGCAGCAGTATCAAAAAGAACACGTTGAGGGCGCGGTGAATATCCCGCTGGCGGAACTAAAAACGCGCATTGCGGCCGAAGTGCCGGATAAAAACGATACCATTAACGTCTATTGCAACGTTGGTCGACAGTCGGGTCAGGCCCAGCAAATGTTGACCGAAATGGGCTATACGCAGGTGGTGAATGCCGGTGGGCTTAGCCAGATAGATCGGCCGAAAAGCGCCAGTAAATAATCTTC is a window from the Klebsiella oxytoca genome containing:
- the pspE gene encoding thiosulfate sulfurtransferase PspE codes for the protein MLRKWLLGLALAVALPVSAAEHWIDVRIPQQYQKEHVEGAVNIPLAELKTRIAAEVPDKNDTINVYCNVGRQSGQAQQMLTEMGYTQVVNAGGLSQIDRPKSASK